A stretch of the Rhodopirellula islandica genome encodes the following:
- a CDS encoding histidine triad nucleotide-binding protein, protein MPSIFSKIIAKEIPADIVYEDDLCLAFRDIAPKAPTHILVIPKREIVSLADLTDEDQEVMGRCVVVASKVAADEGLGDGYRLVVNTGADGGQEVPHVHFHLLGGRKMTWPPG, encoded by the coding sequence ATGCCATCCATCTTTTCGAAAATCATCGCCAAAGAGATCCCGGCGGACATCGTCTACGAAGACGACTTGTGCCTGGCGTTTCGTGACATCGCCCCGAAAGCCCCGACGCACATCTTGGTCATCCCCAAGCGCGAGATCGTGTCGCTGGCGGATTTGACGGACGAGGACCAAGAGGTGATGGGCCGCTGCGTGGTGGTCGCATCCAAGGTCGCTGCGGACGAAGGATTGGGCGACGGATATCGCTTGGTCGTCAACACGGGAGCCGATGGCGGGCAAGAAGTCCCGCACGTCCACTTTCACCTGCTCGGCGGCCGCAAAATGACCTGGCCACCAGGCTGA
- a CDS encoding TA system antitoxin ParD family protein, with translation MGQPVKLSDELVDDARTVVPFSQRSIAGQIEFWAGLGKSIEPLLRGDRSMLLQRSGSERSLSQAIADVDTAKGRKQVDAYLEKRPYPHYKPVHGNQELLRRVEADGTETIGRFVERQFVEVENEH, from the coding sequence ATGGGACAGCCAGTGAAACTATCGGACGAACTTGTCGACGACGCACGAACGGTTGTGCCGTTCTCGCAGCGAAGCATCGCCGGACAGATTGAATTCTGGGCCGGATTGGGAAAATCCATCGAACCACTTCTGCGCGGCGACCGTTCGATGTTGCTTCAGCGGTCCGGTTCCGAGCGTTCCCTTTCCCAAGCGATTGCTGATGTCGATACCGCCAAAGGTCGCAAGCAGGTTGACGCTTATCTGGAGAAGCGTCCCTATCCACATTACAAGCCTGTCCACGGCAATCAGGAGCTACTTCGACGCGTTGAAGCCGACGGCACGGAAACGATTGGTCGATTTGTCGAACGGCAGTTTGTGGAAGTCGAGAACGAACATTGA
- a CDS encoding low molecular weight protein tyrosine phosphatase family protein: MKTINVLFVCSKNQWRSPTAEAIYRRDDRVSVRSRGTAKAAVQTIRASDIAWADVILVMEDKHRQRILAAFPGEAKFKPMHVLDIPDDYRFMDDELVELIRSAAEPIIAVSLHESKRFPPR; the protein is encoded by the coding sequence GTGAAGACGATCAACGTGCTGTTCGTGTGCAGCAAGAATCAATGGCGAAGTCCGACGGCCGAGGCGATCTATCGACGCGACGATCGGGTGTCCGTTCGATCGCGTGGCACGGCGAAGGCGGCGGTGCAGACGATTCGGGCGAGCGATATCGCTTGGGCGGACGTGATTTTGGTGATGGAAGACAAGCATCGACAACGGATCTTGGCCGCCTTTCCTGGCGAAGCCAAGTTCAAGCCGATGCATGTGCTGGACATTCCGGACGACTACCGGTTCATGGACGACGAGTTGGTGGAGTTGATCCGGTCGGCGGCGGAGCCGATCATTGCGGTTTCACTTCATGAATCAAAGCGTTTCCCGCCGAGGTAA
- a CDS encoding helix-turn-helix domain-containing protein: MRYAFRLAELLGHTPDRRKRPGTIKAIVEHTGLDRHQVASLLKNEAKYIPLDALSRLCDYLIDQGHATADQLPGALFAVNAENFWEQLARRSDIEIVVGVRQGEGSVSPENAMVVASDSVLVGELLNGISTLGGVAKHIGEGTETNATTSVPMPDRIQQSLVWSPGQVTLEDARSRATEVFEGFTEAQGDRGMVCIGSVKSNPVVELLFSDAFGCTPFVTEDDVDDVSARSCPFFLRYRDNDPKPGAASAGMRLSKNMDAPEPGFYYEKDDGTWEYAGGQGKDTALVFYLFHEALGRLDMVLSGFSGRATRLLAKTLAIRGEEFWPPVYHEAGVQVGAFLVQYDDAESKPSRDDLLYNTGGAAKIMPLSREAIARRMARR; encoded by the coding sequence ATGAGATACGCTTTTCGGCTCGCAGAACTGCTTGGGCACACACCTGATCGGCGGAAACGCCCCGGTACGATCAAAGCGATCGTCGAGCACACCGGATTGGATCGACACCAGGTGGCTTCGCTGCTGAAGAACGAAGCCAAGTACATCCCGCTGGATGCCCTGTCGCGGTTGTGCGATTACCTGATCGATCAAGGGCACGCGACCGCGGATCAGTTGCCCGGCGCCCTGTTCGCCGTCAACGCAGAAAACTTCTGGGAGCAATTGGCTCGCCGCAGTGACATCGAAATTGTGGTCGGTGTTCGCCAAGGCGAAGGCAGCGTCTCCCCTGAGAACGCGATGGTGGTTGCCAGTGACTCGGTGCTGGTCGGCGAGCTGCTCAACGGAATCTCGACCTTGGGCGGTGTGGCCAAACACATCGGCGAAGGGACCGAGACGAACGCCACGACTTCGGTGCCCATGCCCGACCGGATCCAACAATCGTTGGTTTGGAGCCCCGGCCAAGTCACCTTGGAAGACGCTCGTTCGCGTGCGACGGAGGTTTTCGAAGGCTTCACCGAAGCTCAAGGTGACCGCGGGATGGTTTGCATTGGCAGCGTGAAGAGCAACCCGGTCGTTGAATTGCTGTTCTCCGACGCGTTCGGATGCACACCGTTCGTGACCGAAGACGACGTGGACGACGTTTCGGCACGCAGTTGCCCATTCTTCCTTCGCTATCGTGACAACGACCCGAAACCGGGTGCCGCTTCGGCTGGCATGCGGTTGAGCAAGAACATGGACGCCCCTGAACCGGGCTTCTACTACGAAAAAGACGATGGCACGTGGGAGTACGCGGGCGGACAGGGCAAAGACACCGCCCTGGTGTTCTACCTGTTCCACGAAGCTCTCGGCCGTTTGGACATGGTGCTCAGCGGTTTCTCCGGCCGAGCGACTCGCTTGCTGGCCAAGACCCTGGCGATCCGCGGCGAAGAATTTTGGCCACCCGTCTACCACGAAGCAGGCGTCCAAGTCGGTGCCTTCTTGGTTCAGTACGACGATGCGGAATCCAAACCCAGCCGCGACGATCTGCTCTACAACACCGGCGGGGCTGCCAAAATCATGCCTCTGTCCCGCGAAGCGATCGCACGCCGAATGGCTCGCCGCTAG
- a CDS encoding P-II family nitrogen regulator has product MPDAIMKQVVTVVSPHLAENVLAALRRAPLEGLSVMEVKGYGRQKSYLDQYQDTEYSEAFVPKVEITLWVDDLRLEEVLDKIVAVTRTGRIGDGKILVMPVASFI; this is encoded by the coding sequence ATGCCGGATGCGATCATGAAACAAGTCGTCACCGTCGTTTCACCGCACCTGGCCGAGAACGTTCTCGCCGCCCTGCGTCGGGCTCCGCTGGAAGGGTTGAGCGTGATGGAGGTCAAAGGCTACGGCCGTCAAAAAAGCTACCTCGATCAGTACCAAGACACCGAGTACTCCGAGGCCTTTGTGCCCAAGGTCGAGATCACGCTCTGGGTCGATGACCTGCGTCTGGAAGAGGTCCTCGACAAGATCGTCGCGGTCACTCGCACCGGCCGCATCGGCGACGGCAAGATCCTGGTGATGCCGGTTGCGTCGTTCATTTGA
- a CDS encoding ThuA domain-containing protein yields the protein MTNQPNLQPANESRGSSRRKFIQTTSGLVAAGAAVSPAHGWSDDTADSSTRVLIIVGPSGHPPGTHEVAAGGRLMKHALEQMENLPGIQADVVEGWPDKSLRDAASTVVFIGDLFPPNRLPNPQQNLADLDEMMQRGVGIACIHYATGLLGEDVTPDGDHPLLRWMGGYFANRSCPHHESFARVFAQATVTPVETDHPVTRGWNEFTLRDEPYFNNYFGAEGNQLAPKATVLATSMLPPEAPKRETVAWCIEREDTGRGFGVVMPHYYKNWRDEDLRRLILNGIVWSAKVEVPAEGVKTDSPNLADFDPKSV from the coding sequence ATGACGAACCAACCCAACTTGCAGCCCGCAAACGAATCGAGAGGTTCGTCCCGCAGAAAATTCATCCAGACGACTTCCGGACTCGTCGCCGCTGGTGCTGCGGTATCGCCAGCTCATGGATGGTCCGATGACACGGCTGATAGTTCCACGCGAGTGCTGATCATCGTCGGCCCCAGCGGCCATCCGCCGGGCACGCACGAGGTCGCAGCCGGGGGTCGGCTGATGAAACACGCCCTCGAACAAATGGAGAATCTGCCTGGGATTCAAGCGGACGTGGTCGAAGGCTGGCCCGATAAGTCGCTTCGCGATGCCGCATCAACCGTTGTTTTCATCGGGGATCTGTTCCCGCCCAACCGCCTTCCCAACCCGCAGCAGAACCTTGCCGACCTGGATGAAATGATGCAGCGAGGCGTGGGCATCGCATGCATTCATTATGCGACGGGCTTGCTGGGGGAGGATGTCACGCCGGATGGCGACCACCCGCTGTTGCGATGGATGGGCGGTTACTTCGCCAACCGTTCCTGCCCCCACCACGAATCGTTCGCACGAGTCTTCGCCCAAGCGACCGTCACTCCTGTGGAGACCGACCACCCGGTCACGCGAGGCTGGAACGAGTTCACCCTTCGTGACGAGCCCTACTTCAACAACTACTTCGGTGCAGAGGGAAACCAACTTGCCCCGAAGGCAACCGTGCTGGCGACATCGATGTTGCCACCCGAAGCGCCCAAACGAGAAACCGTCGCGTGGTGCATCGAAAGAGAAGACACCGGCCGCGGATTCGGCGTCGTGATGCCGCACTACTACAAAAACTGGCGTGACGAAGACCTGCGACGACTGATCCTCAACGGAATCGTCTGGAGTGCCAAGGTCGAGGTTCCGGCGGAAGGCGTGAAAACCGATTCGCCAAACCTAGCCGACTTCGATCCGAAGTCGGTTTAA
- a CDS encoding 3'-5' exonuclease, producing the protein MARKLDQILVVDVESTCWDGEPPEGEESEIIEIGLCLVDVASLKRIGKHSILVKPERSTISEFCTELTTLTPEMFADAGTLADAIKRLKREFASKDRLWASWGDYDRRQIERVCQSAGVGYPFGLTHLNVKTLFAVSLGLNHEVGLDGAYNKLGMTMEGTHHRGDDDAWNIADVLCRLLSKSRKIAL; encoded by the coding sequence ATGGCACGCAAATTGGATCAGATTCTCGTTGTTGATGTCGAGTCGACGTGTTGGGACGGTGAACCGCCCGAAGGCGAGGAGAGCGAGATCATCGAGATTGGTTTGTGCCTAGTCGATGTTGCCTCTCTGAAGCGAATCGGCAAGCACAGCATTTTGGTGAAGCCAGAGCGGTCGACGATCAGCGAGTTCTGCACTGAACTGACAACGCTGACGCCGGAGATGTTCGCGGATGCTGGTACTTTGGCAGACGCGATCAAGCGTCTTAAGAGAGAGTTCGCATCGAAAGATCGGTTATGGGCGAGTTGGGGCGATTACGACCGGCGACAAATTGAACGGGTGTGCCAGTCGGCCGGCGTTGGCTATCCGTTCGGGCTGACGCATCTGAACGTGAAGACCCTGTTCGCGGTTTCGCTTGGGTTGAATCACGAGGTCGGCTTGGACGGTGCCTACAACAAACTGGGGATGACGATGGAGGGGACGCATCACCGAGGTGATGACGATGCATGGAACATCGCGGATGTCTTATGCCGGCTTCTTTCCAAATCGCGAAAAATCGCGTTGTGA
- a CDS encoding zeta toxin family protein — protein MSLPFAFLDQRPIVVAIAGSNGAGKSTFFESFLSDCGLRFINADVIAEGLEIGAYEAAEVAAAIRSSLVSQRESFIFETVLSDPVGDKVDTLARYAEADYTVALIFIQVHDVGESIRRVAMRTSQGGHDVPDEKLKSRFERTKANLQRAIACLPHVLVYDNSDLELPCRLVRLYANGKPASDY, from the coding sequence TTGAGTCTGCCGTTTGCGTTCCTTGACCAAAGGCCCATCGTTGTCGCCATTGCCGGCTCGAATGGCGCGGGCAAATCAACCTTCTTTGAATCCTTTCTTTCCGACTGTGGACTTCGTTTCATTAACGCGGATGTCATCGCTGAGGGACTGGAGATCGGCGCTTACGAAGCGGCTGAGGTGGCAGCAGCAATACGATCGTCGCTCGTGAGTCAGCGCGAGAGTTTTATCTTTGAAACGGTGCTCTCCGATCCCGTCGGCGACAAAGTAGACACTCTCGCCAGGTACGCTGAAGCGGACTACACCGTGGCGTTGATCTTTATTCAGGTGCATGATGTCGGTGAATCGATCCGACGCGTAGCGATGCGCACCAGCCAGGGTGGGCATGACGTGCCCGATGAAAAGTTAAAATCGCGATTCGAGCGAACGAAAGCAAACCTTCAGCGAGCCATTGCATGCTTGCCCCATGTCTTGGTTTACGATAACAGCGATTTGGAATTGCCTTGTCGGTTGGTACGCCTCTACGCGAACGGCAAACCGGCCAGCGACTATTGA
- a CDS encoding quinone-dependent dihydroorotate dehydrogenase, whose amino-acid sequence MNFYQTLLRPLLFSLDAETAHHLAVEGCRWMGVLPGATNVARRCLDSHDPILKTEVAGLRFDNPIGLAAGWDKNGRALRMLDALGFGLVEIGSVSARESNGNPKPRLFRLPQDSAVIVNYGLPNDGAEIVAERLRSHRGRVPLGVNIVKTNDGTNAPACCDEQILSDYEFSARQLHPHADYLMFNLSCPNAQGGKSFFAEPGNIKRLLERLAPLQIQSPVFLKIAPNKDPGHLDRLLTQCERFDLVRGFCFNLPSKKPPLSVAPEHLIDKPGAVAGRPVTALINDCISELYRRMDRDRYIVIGAGGVFTPQDAYDKIRLGASLVQVYTSMIYEGPGVVKRICTGLAELLKRDGFAHVSEAVGTAHK is encoded by the coding sequence GATGGATGGGCGTCTTGCCCGGGGCAACCAACGTCGCACGGCGATGCCTGGATTCTCACGATCCCATCTTGAAGACCGAAGTCGCCGGGCTCCGATTCGACAATCCAATCGGACTCGCGGCCGGGTGGGACAAGAACGGGCGTGCCTTGCGAATGCTGGACGCCTTGGGATTCGGGTTGGTTGAGATCGGTTCCGTGTCGGCCAGAGAGTCGAACGGCAACCCAAAGCCAAGACTGTTTCGGCTACCACAGGACAGCGCCGTGATCGTGAACTATGGCCTGCCCAACGATGGCGCCGAAATCGTTGCCGAACGACTGAGATCGCACCGCGGTCGCGTCCCGCTTGGTGTCAACATCGTCAAGACCAACGATGGAACAAACGCACCCGCGTGCTGCGACGAGCAGATTCTGAGCGACTACGAATTCAGCGCGCGGCAACTTCATCCACATGCGGATTACCTGATGTTCAATCTCAGTTGTCCCAACGCCCAGGGCGGCAAGAGCTTCTTTGCCGAACCTGGCAATATCAAACGTTTGCTCGAACGTTTGGCTCCGCTGCAGATCCAATCTCCCGTCTTTCTCAAGATTGCACCCAACAAGGATCCCGGTCATCTGGATCGCTTGCTCACTCAGTGCGAACGTTTTGACTTGGTGCGTGGCTTCTGTTTCAACCTGCCCTCGAAAAAGCCACCGCTTTCGGTCGCACCGGAACATCTGATCGACAAGCCTGGTGCCGTGGCGGGCCGCCCCGTCACTGCATTGATCAACGATTGCATTTCGGAACTGTACCGCCGGATGGATCGCGATCGATACATTGTCATCGGTGCCGGAGGTGTCTTCACCCCGCAAGACGCGTACGACAAAATCCGTCTCGGTGCTTCGCTGGTTCAGGTTTACACCTCCATGATCTACGAAGGCCCCGGTGTCGTGAAACGCATTTGCACGGGCTTGGCGGAGCTCCTCAAACGCGATGGTTTCGCCCATGTGAGCGAGGCCGTCGGGACTGCACACAAATGA
- a CDS encoding aspartate-semialdehyde dehydrogenase — protein sequence MFDCVALVGATGAVGRIVLDQLHARKFPMRKLRLLASARSAGTQVRFGDEMLTVELMEPSAFEGVDLVIASTPDEVSAEFTPWAVKAGAIVVDESAYWRMDPTVPLIVPEVNPEAVDGHQGVIASPNCSTTQMVVALAPLHKAVGIRRVIVSTYQATSGAGLAGNVELESSTRASLDGQAHSPETFQHPIGFNLIPQIGSEKHLGYTSEEMKMVHETQKILGDDSIQVCPTAVRVPVAIGHSESILVETREPITAEKARELWEAADGITVVDDLNAKSYPMPRDCDGKDDVFIGRIRQDISSDNGIAFWCVSDNLRKGAATNAVQIAELLAKKHQPAAR from the coding sequence ATGTTTGATTGCGTTGCACTCGTCGGTGCCACCGGTGCCGTCGGCCGAATCGTTCTGGACCAGCTCCACGCTCGCAAGTTCCCAATGCGGAAACTGCGATTGCTTGCCTCGGCTCGCAGCGCCGGCACCCAGGTTCGTTTCGGCGATGAAATGCTGACGGTGGAACTGATGGAACCGTCCGCCTTCGAAGGCGTCGACCTGGTCATCGCCAGCACCCCAGACGAAGTCTCAGCCGAGTTCACCCCTTGGGCGGTCAAAGCCGGCGCCATTGTGGTCGACGAAAGTGCCTATTGGCGGATGGACCCGACCGTTCCATTGATCGTTCCCGAAGTGAACCCCGAAGCGGTCGATGGTCACCAAGGTGTCATCGCCAGCCCGAACTGCAGTACGACTCAAATGGTCGTTGCACTGGCGCCCCTGCACAAAGCCGTGGGCATCCGCCGGGTCATCGTCAGCACCTATCAGGCGACCAGCGGGGCTGGCTTGGCCGGCAACGTCGAACTGGAATCCAGCACACGCGCCAGCCTCGACGGGCAAGCCCATTCACCGGAAACGTTCCAGCATCCGATCGGGTTCAACCTGATCCCTCAGATCGGATCGGAAAAGCATCTCGGCTACACCAGTGAAGAGATGAAGATGGTGCACGAGACCCAAAAGATTCTCGGTGACGATTCCATTCAGGTCTGCCCAACCGCTGTTCGTGTTCCGGTTGCGATCGGGCACAGTGAATCGATCTTGGTCGAAACCCGTGAGCCGATCACCGCCGAAAAGGCTCGCGAGCTGTGGGAAGCCGCCGACGGAATCACCGTGGTCGATGACCTGAATGCCAAGTCCTATCCCATGCCGCGTGATTGCGACGGCAAGGACGATGTCTTCATCGGCCGAATCCGCCAGGACATCAGTTCCGACAACGGAATCGCGTTTTGGTGTGTCAGCGACAACCTTCGCAAAGGTGCCGCGACCAACGCCGTTCAAATTGCTGAACTGCTGGCCAAGAAACATCAGCCCGCCGCTCGATGA
- the radC gene encoding RadC family protein, giving the protein MSETRRQRLQSVLYPLAYHPQFRQSELPDLVEETQAAFVTRTINAVVRAGVLERVHSDDELHYTWASTDPIQLIDRWIQDQIHGDQVKERPEEERPRERLLREGAASLSNADLLAILIRVGVVGESATTGGTKLANHFDEELDAIREQSVSELRHITKAVTKASYCQIMAGIELGRRATEAARERPVQIVKITSTTEATEYCAQKFAYLAGDAVQEEFHIVTLDTKHKPIRTHRITVGTLDSSLVHPREVFRPAIRDAAAAVLLVHNHPSGDPTPSREDHAVTERLTEAGKLIGITVLDHIVVAKERCLSLREC; this is encoded by the coding sequence ATGAGCGAAACCAGACGTCAACGTTTGCAATCCGTGCTGTACCCGCTGGCCTACCACCCCCAGTTTCGCCAGAGCGAATTGCCGGATTTGGTGGAGGAAACCCAGGCCGCCTTTGTCACCCGAACCATCAATGCAGTGGTCCGAGCCGGTGTGCTGGAACGCGTTCATTCCGACGATGAACTTCACTACACCTGGGCCTCCACGGACCCGATCCAATTGATCGACCGCTGGATCCAAGATCAGATCCACGGCGATCAAGTCAAAGAGCGACCGGAAGAAGAACGACCACGAGAACGTTTGCTCCGAGAGGGCGCCGCATCGCTTTCCAACGCAGACCTGCTGGCGATTCTGATTCGCGTGGGTGTGGTGGGTGAATCGGCCACGACAGGAGGCACGAAGCTGGCCAATCACTTTGACGAGGAACTCGACGCGATTCGCGAACAAAGCGTTTCGGAATTGCGGCACATCACCAAAGCAGTGACGAAAGCCAGCTACTGCCAGATCATGGCCGGGATTGAACTGGGCCGCCGGGCAACCGAAGCGGCTCGCGAACGTCCGGTGCAAATCGTCAAGATCACCAGCACCACCGAAGCGACCGAGTACTGCGCGCAGAAGTTCGCTTACCTGGCTGGCGATGCGGTGCAGGAAGAGTTCCACATCGTGACGCTCGATACCAAACACAAACCGATTCGTACGCATCGCATCACCGTTGGCACGCTGGACAGTTCTCTGGTGCATCCCCGCGAAGTGTTCCGGCCGGCGATCCGAGACGCGGCCGCGGCCGTGTTGCTGGTCCACAACCATCCGTCGGGTGACCCAACGCCCAGCCGCGAAGATCACGCGGTGACAGAGCGATTGACCGAGGCCGGCAAGCTGATCGGCATCACGGTGTTGGACCACATCGTGGTCGCGAAAGAACGATGCCTGAGCCTGCGAGAGTGCTGA